The Psychrobacillus sp. FSL K6-4046 DNA window TTATCGTAATTTCCACGTTAAGTGTGGCAACAACGATCATTCTAGAAGCGTCACTTAGCTTTTTGGGACTTGGTGTTCAACCACCTACTGTTTCATGGGGATCTATTTTGAGTGACGGAAGAGATTATTTAGCGACTAGCTGGTGGCTGGCAACTTTTCCGGGTCTAGCCATTACGGTAACAGTGCTTGGAATCATATTCTTGGGTGATTGGTTAAGAGATGTTCTTGATCCACGCTCTATCAAAAAGTAATCTAAAGGAGGAATCCCAATGGCGGAAGAAGTACTGAATGTAAAAAACCTCAAAACTTATTTCCATACTGAAAATGGGGTTGTTCCCTCAGTCGATGACGTTTCTATAAGGATAAATAAAGGCGAAACAGTAGCGATAGTAGGTGAATCGGGCTCAGGGAAGAGCGTAACATCTCTATCCATTATGCGTTTAATCGAATCGCCAGGAAGAATTGAAGATGGACAAATTTTGTTTAAAGGAAGAGATATTGTACCAATCTCGATGAAAGAGATGCGTCATCTTCGTGGTAATGAAATTGCGATGATTTTCCAAGAGCCTCTTACTTCCTTGAACCCTGTTTTCACAATAGGAAATCAAATGGCAGAATCGATTATGCTGCACCAAAAGAAGAATAAGAAGGAAGCACGTCAGATAAGTATTGAAATGCTGAAAAAGGTTGGAATACCAAGGGCTGAGAAGGTCATTGACTCCTTTCCCCATTCCTTAAGTGGAGGGATGAGACAGCGTGTCATGATTGCGATGGCACTCTCCTGCAATCCGGAATTGTTGATTGCAGATGAACCAACTACTGCTCTAGATGTAACGATTCAGGCTCAAATTCTTAAATTGATGAAGGGCTTAATCACGGAGTTTGATACATCTATTTTGCTAATCACCCATGACTTGGGCGTCGTGGCTGAAATGGCAGATCGTGTAGTAGTGATGTATGCAGGTCAGGTAGTAGAAGAAACGGATGTATTTACATTGTTTAGAGAACCTAGACACCCATACACGAAAGGTCTGATGGATAGTACTCCTAAAATCCATGAATTAAAGGATGAACTAACCTCTATACCGGGTACTGTCCCAAGTCCGTTAAATTATCCAACTGGTTGTCGGTTTATGGATCGCTGTCCATACGCCATGCAAAAATGTGCTGAGGCTCAACCAAAGCTTGAAGAAATTCTGACAAATCACAAGGTCAGATGCTGGCTCCATGAAGAAAAGGTGGTTGATTTGTATGAAACAAAATCATTTGCTGGAAGTTAAAGGGCTGAAAAAAGCTTTTGATATATCTGAAGGTTTCTTAAAAAGAAAAAAACAGTTTCTTTATGCAGTCGACGGCTTGGACTTTTATGTAGACGAGGGAGAAACACTAGGGATAGTTGGAGAGTCAGGATGTGGGAAGTCGACTACTGGGAACCTGATAGGTCAGCTATTGGATGCCACGGAAGGAGAAATTTTATTTGAGGGAGAAGATTTGACGAAGCTAAAAGGAGAGGTGTTAAGAAAGAAACGAGCCGATATCCAAATGGTATTTCAAGACCCTTTCTCATCCTTGAATCCACGTATGCGCGTGTTTGATTTGATAGCTGAGCCTTTAAGAACTCATAAATCTCTCCATAAAAAAGAGCTCACTGAACGAGTAATGGAGCTGATGGACCTAGTTGGTTTGAATCGTGCTTATGTCAATCGATATCCACATGAATTTAGTGGAGGGCAAAGACAACGAATTGGAATTGCTCGTGCTATTTCCTTAAATCCCAAGCTCATCATATGTGATGAGCCGGTTTCGGCACTAGATGTATCGATTCAGTCCCAAATATTAAACTTACTGGCTAAGCTACAAAAGGAACTCAATCTAACGTTCATTTTTATTGGACATGGATTGCCGGCAGTAAAGCATATCAGTGACAGAATTGCCGTGATGTATCTTGGTAAAATCGTGGAGCTGACGACAAAGGAAAAGTTGTTTTTACATCCTATGCATCCTTATACAGAGGGTTTATTGTCCGCTGTGCCAGTTCCCGATCCCACTCAACGGAACATCGAGGGAAGACAGCTTTTAGAAGGCGACATCCCGAGTCCGGCAAATCCACCACCTGGCTGTAATTTCCATACAAGATGCCCTTATGCTCAGGACATATGCAGTAAAACGGAGCCTGTATTTGAGGAAAAAGCGTCAGGTCAATTTGTAGCTTGTCATTTCCCGCTTGAAAATGGTAAAGGAATTATCAATGAAGAGAAAGTGAAGGTAGATGCGTGATGGACTATCTGAGGAGAAACCTTGAGCCCATGCTTGAGCTCATAGAAAAGCTAGTGAATATAGATAGTGGTTCAACGTGTAAAACGGGAGTAGATAAAATAGGGGAAATCCTAATAGATGAATATAAACAAATGGACCTCTCTATTGAAATTAAAGAAAATGAGGAATTTGGTAATAACATTGTCATCAAACATAAAGAAGCCTTGAAGCCTGAAATACTGCTAATCGCTCATATGGATACGGTGTTTCCAATTGGAACGGCAGCAGAAAGACCGTTTACCATTAAAGATGGCCTTGCATTTGGTCCAGGAGTAGCGGATATGAAGGCAAGTCAGGTAACCTTATTGTATGCTATGAAGTATTTGTACGAGAAACACGATGCTGCTTTGAAAAATGTCATCATTATTTTAAATAGTGATGAGGAAATAGGTTCTCCAACATCAAGGGAACTCATTGAGGAAATTTCAAAGGATGTTAAATATGCCTTGGTGATGGAGCCTGCCCGTAAGGATGGATCGATTGTGTCCTCACGAAGAGGGGGCGGCAGATATACGCTACATGTACATGGAAGATCTGCACACTCCGGAGTAGCGCCAGAAGAAGGCAGAAGTGCTATTGAAGAGCTTGCATATAAAACGATAAAGCTCAATCATTTAACTGACCATGAACAAGGGATATCAGTAAGTGTAGGGATAGTGGAAGGCGGAGACGCGGTAAATATGATCCCAGACAGCGCCACTGGATATGTAGATGTACGCATCGAAAGTGATGAGCAAAGCTTAGAAATTGCTAAGCAAATCGAAAATATTTGCTCCGTACCAGATGTACCAGGAACCACAATCGACCTAGAAGGCGGCATCACCCGTCCACCAATGGAGCTTGATGATAAGAATCAGAAACTCCTAGAAATCGTGAAGGAAGTCGGAAACTCCTTTGGCCTAAAAGTAACCGATTCTCATACCGGTGGAGGATCAGATGCATCCTTTCCATCTCACCTAGGCGTAGCCACCATTGACGGTGTAGGACCAATCGGTGGAAAGCTGCACAATGAAGGAGAATATCTCGAAATAGAATCACTGACGGAAAGGTGCTTTTTGTTGGCTGAAACGGTGTCGAGGTTGTCGGGAACTGGTGGGTAGGGGATGCTGGTGTGTCCCTGTGTCAGACACTATTCTGACAATTAACTACAATTCTCGGTAATTGCATCCCTTTGTTATACATAACCGGCAGTGAGCAGTCATGTATTTAACCCTCGGAAGCGTGTAGGCCCAAGGAGACTGATTGCTATTTAAGAAGGATTAATTAGAGGTCGCTCATTAGTGAGTGGCTTTTTTTTTATGTAAATAGGAAAAGCGGCGAAACTATAAAAAGCAGGATTTTTTCGTGTCTATTGCGAATGAATAACGAAGGATGTTAGGAGGGGCATGTATGAACAATATCAAAGTATAGAAGTAAAGGAGAATATATATATGATTAAGCTTAGAGAAATGAATGACCATGAATTTAATAACTACTTAAGTTTTATGATACCGGATTATGCGAAAGATATTTCGGACAACTATAATCTTCCGATAGATAAAGCTATGGAAGAATCAGAAATGATGATGAAGGATTTGCTTCCAGATGGTTTATCCACCGAGGGACAATTTTTATACAACCTTTATGATCCTGTAATAGCTAAGGAAGTAGGAATAATCTGGTTTAGTATAAATATGGAAATTAATCGCGCCTATCTTTACCACCTTTATATTAAAGAAGCATACAGGCAAAAGGGTTACGCAACAAAAGCCTTAGAGGAATTACAAGATAGAGTAAGAGGGCGTGGAATAGATTCAATTGCCTTGAGCGTATTCGGAAATAATGAGCATGCTTATCGACTATATTCAAAGCTGGGGTTTACTTCATCTGCTATTTCCATGCACAAACTGTTGTAGGTGTCCCTGTGTCAGACACTATTCTGATAATTGATTTTTAAATAATTTCTACATATTTCGTACCACAGACTTTAATATTCAAACGCTAGAGAGTAGCGGTGTTTAAGCATTTTCTTTAAGCGAGATAAAGCGGTCTTCCAATTTGAATAAAAAAATTTTAAATAAATATTGATAAAAGATGTTTAATGATTTTTTAGCGGGGTATATTAATAGTACAAGGCGGAACTACCGAAGGAAAGGACTGGTAAACAATGTGTTTACAAGAAACTCCAAAGGATGATTTGCACAGCCTTGGCGGAAGATTTGCTTTACTGACGAAAGGTACTCTCGTCGGGAACCGATATATTTAGGTTTCGATTCAGTGTATTGTTTTTGCAAGTGAAAGAAAAGTTTTTTGTTTTAAGTGCACCTAAATGTCTGGTTCATTAACAGACGGATTGTCAGTTACGATTTACAACGCAACATAAAGTGAATTTTCCGAGTGTATTCCCTTTATAGGGAAAGAAGAAGCGTAATCCGAAATTTGGATTACGCTTTTTTCTGTATGTCTGTCCTTGTGTCAGAAATAATTGCTCAGCTAATAAAAGATGTTTAAGTATTTTCCGGCGGGGTATATAAATAGTACAAGGCGGAACTACCGAAGGAAAGGACTGGTAAACAATGTGTTTACAAGAAACTCCGAAGGATGATTTGCACAGCCTTGGCGGAAGATTTGCTTTACTGACGAAAGGTACTCTCGTCGGGAACCGATATATTTAGTTTCGATTCAGCGTATTTTAGCAAGTGAAAGAAAAGTTTTTTGTTTTAAGTGCACCTAAATGTCTGGTTCATTAACAGACGAATTGTCAGTTACAATTTACAACGCAACATATAAGTGAATTTTCCGAGTGTATTCCCGGTTGTATAGGGAAAGAAAAAGCGTAATCCGAAATTTGGATTACGCTTTTTTCTTTTTTAGGATGGAGTGACTTACATCGCCCCATCCTTTTTTTAATATAGCTTCCCTTGTCTATACAGCACAGTAGATAATCGTATTACCGCATGGATAAAGCAGTTTTGACGAAGTGGCAACGGATCACTGAAGTATAGAGGAAGTAGCGTGTCCATCGTATGCTTCATTTTATCGAGAAGTTGGTTGTAGACTTCTTCTTCCGAGTAGAATTGTGTTTCACGACCTTGCAGCCATTCTAGGTAGGACACGATTACCCCGCCGGCATTTGCTAAAATGTCGGGGATGATGATGACACCCTTTTGGCTCAAGTATAGATCTGCATCCTTTGTCGTTGGGGCATTTGCACCTTCTACAATAATCCGGGCCTTGATCTCGGCTTTATTCGTTGTGTTTAACTGATTTTCTAAGGCAGCCAGGAATAAAACATCAACATCCATTGTTAGAATTTCTTCTCTACTCAAGATAGTCGCTGTGACTCCAGCTTCTTTTAGTTGTTCCTCTGACGTTGGTAGGTCACCTTTATTCCCGGCAGAGAATTGGACAAGTGACTGGATATCTAAGCCTTCTTTATTAAAGAGTGTTACATTTCTATCGCTTACAGCAACGACTTTATTTTGTAAGTGTTCGCATTTAGCTGCCTCGAGTGCAGTGACTGAGCCAACGTTACCAAACCCTTGAACGGCTACACTTAGTGGTCGGTTGGCGTATTCCATTAACGTTTTAGCGTAAGGATTATCGGAGCCTGCTAACGTTTGCCCGTGCTCCTTGGCATAATTGCTTAGCATATAGCGGAAGGTGAAATAAACACCTTTACCAGTTGCCTCACGTCGTCCTAAAGACCCTCCATTGGCGACACTTTTTCCCGTAAAGCTACCGAGATAAGGCTGCCCTTGGTTAATCTTTTTGTACTCTGCCATCATCCAATCCATTTCACGTTCACCGGAACCAACATCTGGTGCTGGAATATCACGGTCAGGACCAAGTACATGATTAAAATAACGAACGTATTTCGTACAAATACGATGTAGCTCCTTATCGGTGAAGTTTTTAGGATTGATAACGATTCCGCCTTTTCCTCCCCCAAATGGAACATCATGCAAAGCGTTTTTTAACGTCATCAAAAACGCTAAGTTAATAACTTCTTCTTCATTCACCGACTCATGAAAACGAATCCCACCCTTATACGGACCAAGCGCATCATTA harbors:
- a CDS encoding ABC transporter ATP-binding protein, translating into MAEEVLNVKNLKTYFHTENGVVPSVDDVSIRINKGETVAIVGESGSGKSVTSLSIMRLIESPGRIEDGQILFKGRDIVPISMKEMRHLRGNEIAMIFQEPLTSLNPVFTIGNQMAESIMLHQKKNKKEARQISIEMLKKVGIPRAEKVIDSFPHSLSGGMRQRVMIAMALSCNPELLIADEPTTALDVTIQAQILKLMKGLITEFDTSILLITHDLGVVAEMADRVVVMYAGQVVEETDVFTLFREPRHPYTKGLMDSTPKIHELKDELTSIPGTVPSPLNYPTGCRFMDRCPYAMQKCAEAQPKLEEILTNHKVRCWLHEEKVVDLYETKSFAGS
- a CDS encoding oligopeptide/dipeptide ABC transporter ATP-binding protein, with the translated sequence MKQNHLLEVKGLKKAFDISEGFLKRKKQFLYAVDGLDFYVDEGETLGIVGESGCGKSTTGNLIGQLLDATEGEILFEGEDLTKLKGEVLRKKRADIQMVFQDPFSSLNPRMRVFDLIAEPLRTHKSLHKKELTERVMELMDLVGLNRAYVNRYPHEFSGGQRQRIGIARAISLNPKLIICDEPVSALDVSIQSQILNLLAKLQKELNLTFIFIGHGLPAVKHISDRIAVMYLGKIVELTTKEKLFLHPMHPYTEGLLSAVPVPDPTQRNIEGRQLLEGDIPSPANPPPGCNFHTRCPYAQDICSKTEPVFEEKASGQFVACHFPLENGKGIINEEKVKVDA
- a CDS encoding M20 family metallopeptidase → MLELIEKLVNIDSGSTCKTGVDKIGEILIDEYKQMDLSIEIKENEEFGNNIVIKHKEALKPEILLIAHMDTVFPIGTAAERPFTIKDGLAFGPGVADMKASQVTLLYAMKYLYEKHDAALKNVIIILNSDEEIGSPTSRELIEEISKDVKYALVMEPARKDGSIVSSRRGGGRYTLHVHGRSAHSGVAPEEGRSAIEELAYKTIKLNHLTDHEQGISVSVGIVEGGDAVNMIPDSATGYVDVRIESDEQSLEIAKQIENICSVPDVPGTTIDLEGGITRPPMELDDKNQKLLEIVKEVGNSFGLKVTDSHTGGGSDASFPSHLGVATIDGVGPIGGKLHNEGEYLEIESLTERCFLLAETVSRLSGTGG
- a CDS encoding GNAT family N-acetyltransferase, translated to MIKLREMNDHEFNNYLSFMIPDYAKDISDNYNLPIDKAMEESEMMMKDLLPDGLSTEGQFLYNLYDPVIAKEVGIIWFSINMEINRAYLYHLYIKEAYRQKGYATKALEELQDRVRGRGIDSIALSVFGNNEHAYRLYSKLGFTSSAISMHKLL
- a CDS encoding Glu/Leu/Phe/Val dehydrogenase, with the protein product MEEQTISIVKQSLNALLENETFLPELQGEMRTKAFTSLNAILSTPNQIHKSFLRVPLESGEVVRIPSYRVHHNDALGPYKGGIRFHESVNEEEVINLAFLMTLKNALHDVPFGGGKGGIVINPKNFTDKELHRICTKYVRYFNHVLGPDRDIPAPDVGSGEREMDWMMAEYKKINQGQPYLGSFTGKSVANGGSLGRREATGKGVYFTFRYMLSNYAKEHGQTLAGSDNPYAKTLMEYANRPLSVAVQGFGNVGSVTALEAAKCEHLQNKVVAVSDRNVTLFNKEGLDIQSLVQFSAGNKGDLPTSEEQLKEAGVTATILSREEILTMDVDVLFLAALENQLNTTNKAEIKARIIVEGANAPTTKDADLYLSQKGVIIIPDILANAGGVIVSYLEWLQGRETQFYSEEEVYNQLLDKMKHTMDTLLPLYFSDPLPLRQNCFIHAVIRLSTVLYRQGKLY